One Anguilla rostrata isolate EN2019 chromosome 15, ASM1855537v3, whole genome shotgun sequence genomic window, CCGCCATTATCACTGACGAAAACAAATGGTACGTCACATAAAGTTCCCCGACCGACTCCGTCGTCCACCGCTTTCCTCATGAACGTTATAGCATACGTGGGTGCTACATGTCGGTAGAAAGGAGCGATATTTTTCATAGCTAGTCCAGGCATCAAAATTAGGGCCCATGTTTATTCCTGTCCTGTGTTCAGGGCACATTCGATGCgaatgtaactttttttaataagaggttgcataaatgcaaaatgtcGTACGTCGAAACCTTTTCAAACCATAGATGCAAGTTATCAATCTGTATCGCACAGCCCGGTGTATTATAATTTAGGCAAACTGGTTGATTGCCCATGTCAACAACTCAGTTTTACATTACACTGAAGACTGACGTTGCACTTCATTGCCTTAATTGCGGTTTTTGTCGTTTTGTTTCTTACAAGGCCGAGACTTTCACTGCAGAGTGATGATGCCCTAATTCcgtattaatttttttctgggcTGCTGTAATGTTGTAGTGTTGTGACCGCACACGTTCTTGACAGCTTAAGTATGCATCTTATCACAATTAAACGTGCATCCCGAATAGCCACACTTTTCTGCTGATGAAAGCTAGTAGCCTGGGTGTCTGCCGAACACATTAAGTGGAAATAATGGAGCAGTGTTCTGATCAGCCTTAATTTAGGATGAGGCCCTCTCCCAACAGACTCCTTGCTATGTTAGATAAAAAACCACATAACAAAATAAgaatttaagtgataaaaacaCAGCTCAGGCCTAACCCTGCAGCTGCCGGAACAGCCCACAGTATCAAATATCTTTACGGACTCTAGTTACCGTTGTGCCACCCACATTCCATGGAAGAAACATTGCACCTGTCACTTATAAatcaaaaattatattaaaaaaagattttatttgctgttatcCGCTCAAAATGGTTTAGTTTTCCCTAATTTCTTTGTTATCACACCATGTTTCAGAATTTCATCCAGCCATCCGccatctatacccacttatacTGGGTAGGTtcgtgggggtgctggagtgtTCTCAGTGTACAtcgggtgagaggcaggaatacacccgggacaggccgccaatctattgcagggtacacacagcattcactcacacacgcatacctatgggcaatttggagtctttgattagcctacctgcacgtctttggactgtgggacgAAACCGGAgtgcctggaggaaacccacacagatatggggagaacgtgcaaactccacacagaaaggcccagaaCCAGGATTCATACCTCGgaccttcttgttgtgaggCAACTGTGCTGTCCAATGCACCACTGTGCCTTCAGAATGTCAGTTTTGAGTTAATTTTACAATCAAACACTGATGAATTAGCCTGTAGACACCACCATCAGAAATATCTAACTGCTAACAGCACATGGCATATGACAAGCTGCTAATCAATGCCTATCATCTAGAGCTTCTTATGTTTTCTCATTATTAGAAACTTCCAAATCTGTAAGTTCTCAGCAAGATTTTAGATGAACACAGCATTCCAATCACACAGGAAAAGTATAGTATAATATTCAAGGCAATGTTTCCTAGTATCGTATCTTTCGAACAATTAATCTATTTTATTACAGTATGCCAGACAGTCATGATAAAGCTGTTAATGGTGCGTGTCTACTGGACAAAAATGGAATAATCCCTTCATAAGATTCCTTGAATCCATTTATATACCTGTATACATACctgcatgcaaatataaatagtCGTATAAAAGAAAGTGAAACACTGTTTCCTTTGCCTCTTAAACATATTGTCACCATCAAGGTTAACAGACATGTTATTCAAAATTGTGAGCAGATTTTATCTGGTGAATACTACCATATgtggtttcttcccatctgtaAGTAGCAAATACTTTTGTGTTATGTAGAACATCTATTTGCTGAATGTAtcactgtgaaaatgttttggtttgaATTACAACTAGACCTTGAATTGCACATTGGCAGAAAGCTAAACTTTCAaaagaatgttttattattaatatttgataTTACCATTTTTTAATTAGGAAAAATGGTAATCaatctaattattattttatacacattttatatgcacaaaatgaaatggttttctaaaaataaaaataaaaatagtcctAATATACCAGCTTTCAAATGTTCTGACATGAAACTACTTTTGaattaattaagaaattaaaaaacatgaacagaCTAAAACATTGAAACTTCAAAGGCCTTTTACGTTTTTATAACAATAGGAGATCTCAGGTGTATTTGgacatcattttaaattattattattattattattattattattattattttgaactTAATTGAACTTAATTTTTTGTGGTAAGGAAAGTTAGgaatatgaaattatatattttcacttttctacttttgtacttaaaaatatttctactaaattaaatttagatCACAAATTGAAATGTCACCGCAAAATGGATCTGCttgaaaataattcagtaaaaaaGACTCAATGCACGAGTTAAGTTGCACGTTTCAGTAATAGTTGGACACGCCTCAAGAACGCAATACATTACTAGACTTGTAGTGTGGTCCAGTGAACAGCCCCAATAAGGGTATAGGAAAAGGGGATTGTCCATGAACACCATTTCCCAGGCTGCCCTTCAGAAAAGGGCGTTCTCCATTTGCCAAGCGATAATACGGGAAACGGCGCAATGGTGTGTGGCGTGCTTGCTGTTTTACTGGTTTTTATTGAGTAACTGTTGTGCGTTTTGTTGCGGGACGCGACATCACCTCATTTACCTATGGCTGGCATGGCTTTGTGTGTAGGAAACGGCACGAGTCGCTCCGCTGCGAAACTTGCGTATTGCTGTAAAGGTGGGCGCGGAATCTTAAACTCTCGCCTGTGTATTTTTAGCGAACGCCCGTCAAATACTGTCGTCTTTTCGGTTGGAGCTGGAGGGTTTTGCAGAGCTACAGGTGTGAGGTTTGCATCTCGCCTTGCCTGGGGACGGACCGTTGATGCACGTTTCAGAAATAATACTTTGGTAGCAGCTGGAGCTGCAATGGTGGCTGGGGTCATAGCCGGTTTCTGTCACTTTCAGAAGGTAGAAATGGCATCCAGGATTGCCAAAGATATAGAGGGTGAGAGGGCAATTCTAGAGAAATGCAAAGAGTTCATGTCCGCGCCAGTGACGGATATTGAGGTCCTGCAGCAGAGGAAAGAGGACATGTCCACGCGGATGGAGATGTTGATCATGGAGACTCAGGCTGCATTCTGTCGAGCGCTCGAGGAGGTGGACGGCGGCAAATTCAAAGTGGACCGCTGGCAGCGGAAGGAAGGTCGCCAATCCTTCTTAGGGtttgatttgtatttttcaaaGGATTTGTCCTACAGTGCCTGTATTTTTACAAAGTCTACGATGgtccattcattttctgtttttgtttgatgtgGTTATCTCCTCATTGACGATTTTATCTATTTGACTTTAAACAGCTGCTGACGGTTAAGTGGCTAATACACTTGAATTTTATTGAAGATGACATTTAGTTTACTGTAAAGCTACATTTAAAGGCATGCCATGTATACTAGAGGATTTAAGGTTTTCTTCTGTCTGAGTTAATTGCATAGGTGTAAAGTATGGCACGCTGTCCCCTATGGGGTGGTGTACTTTGAACACAGGTGTTTGTGGATTCATGTGGGTCTACTCTGACAGGTGGAGGAGGCATcagctgtgtgctgcaggacGGGAAGGTGTTTGAGAaggcaggtgtgaatgtgtctgtggtgtATGGGAGCCTCACCGAGGAGGCAGCCAAGCAGATGCGCAGCCGTGGGAAGGTGCTCAAAGGGAAGGACGGTGAGGACCTGCTGGATTTTTACTAAATCTcttattatacacacacacacacacacacgctgacctCACACAGCTATTACTACACCTTattacacatgcgcacacacacacacacacacacacacacacattgacctCTCACACACCTATTACTACACCACcaatgtaaaatgaacttgtgCTCAACTGGTGAGTCACTCTGCTGTGTAGCTCACCCGTTATCAGAGGAGTAACACTGTTGTACAGAGAGTAGTCAacgtgtggaatagcctgccaggtcacatagtagaaACAGAAACTGGGGACTTTCATGACCAGGCTTGATAccgtgttagatactatctagtctgtaggcaatcagagcactaggtacaatttagttgggacaatggcgagcattgttgggctgaacggcctgttctcgtcattatgttatgttattttttgttatgctatgtcctcttcctcctccaatTCCAGGGAAGCTGCCATTTCGTGCCATGGGCGTGAGCTCTGTCATCCACCCTCACAACCCCCACATTCCCACAGTGCACTTCAACTACAGATACTTTGAGATTGAGGAAGAAGATGGTAAGCGTGCCAACCATAATGTCAGAGGGCGGGGACACCTAGTGCTGCTCTAGATCATCTGT contains:
- the cpox gene encoding oxygen-dependent coproporphyrinogen-III oxidase, mitochondrial, which encodes MAGMALCVGNGTSRSAAKLAYCCKGGRGILNSRLCIFSERPSNTVVFSVGAGGFCRATGVRFASRLAWGRTVDARFRNNTLVAAGAAMVAGVIAGFCHFQKVEMASRIAKDIEGERAILEKCKEFMSAPVTDIEVLQQRKEDMSTRMEMLIMETQAAFCRALEEVDGGKFKVDRWQRKEGGGGISCVLQDGKVFEKAGVNVSVVYGSLTEEAAKQMRSRGKVLKGKDGKLPFRAMGVSSVIHPHNPHIPTVHFNYRYFEIEEEDGSKQWWFGGGTDLTPVYINQDDAAHFHGTLKEACDKHHAQYYPDFKKWCDRYFYVRHRDETRGIGGIFFDDLDRPSQEEAFGFVRSCAQTVVPCYVPIVRKHLSDPFTAAEKEWQQVRRGRYVEFNLVYDRGVKFGLATPGSRIESILMSLPLTARWEYMHEPPKGSREAEMLEVLRNPKDWV